AACCGGCTGTATGTTCCACATAGTTTTCGGCTATGTACTCATCGGCAAGATCCAGTCTGCCTTCGTTGTAAACCTTCATGTCTTTTTCTACCAGGGCTTCGGCTTCTTCCATGGTAAGGCTGTTATTACCTTGTTCATGACTGTGTAAAGCAAAACTGCCCATAATTAAAAGAAACGCGGCCCCGTAAATGATTTTTGGTAAGAATAAGTTTGCTTGTTTCATTTCGTACCTCCTTCCCGGATGAACCGGTTGTTTTTGGGTTATTAATTAGTACCTTACCGGTCAAATTCTTGTTTTTTTTGGCAAAACTTGGCCGGTAAGGTACTGTGGCAAAATATGAAGGGCTAAGATGAAAGTCAAATTTTTTAAAGAGAAATAATACTGGAAATGAGGATCTTTTTATACAAAATTAAACAGCATCCTTGCAAATGATGTATGGATTCAAACATATGGATATCGAGATGTTTTATTTAGAATTATTCTAAATTGGCTGTCAGGATATAATGGAAATTTAGAATGATTCCAGATAACTCGAGCAGGTATCCAGAAAACGGAAATCATCCTCAAAAGTAGGATCATCTTTTCACTTTTAATATAAAAAGGTGCGATACTCCCCTGAATTTTTTCTTCCGAAAAATTGACTTTTTATAGGGTTATTAATATGTTGTCCTAATTTTATAACTTATTAAAATGAAGTACCATGATGCAAATGATCAAAACCATCTCAGGAGGCATAGTGTTATCTATGGCCGTATTGCTATTAACTTGTATTACTGCCTGGTCTCAAGCAGAACCTGACTCTTTGATGAAGCAATCATCTGAGGATAGCCTTTACATTGAAAAACGTGCTGAATTGCTTCGGTACATGCAAAAATTTACAAAGAAGTATGCCGGTGATATGAAGGGTTTTTATGCGTTTGCACAAACAGCAATGGAACCCAGGGCACTGGATGTAAAAACAAAGGAAATGATTGCAATTGGTATTGCCATCGCTGAACGCTGCGATGATTGTATTGCCTATCATACCCATGCCGCGCTTAAAGCCGGGGCAACAGAAAAGGAAATAATGGAAGCCCTTGGCGTAGCCTTATATATGGGTGGTGGTCCTTCACTGGCTTATGCTACCCATGTGTTGAAAGCTATGGATCAATTCAAAGCTATGGAAGAAGAGGGAGACTAATAATATGATGAAATATTTTGGAGGTAAATTATGAAACGTTTCATTGTAATTGTATTGACATTTTCGGTTTTCGTTTTTCTGTTTTGTGGCAGATATGCATTCTGTCAGGATCAGCAAAAAGTTAAAGAAGAAATGGAAAAAGTTATGTGATTTAAAATATAAATTAACCTTCATTATGGAAAGGATTAATGTTTTGTACATAAGCGGATCTCTGGGTTTAGGACATATAACCCGGGATCTTTTAATTGCCAACTATTTAAGAAAGTTACTCCCTGAAGCCGATATAGAATGGTTGGCAGCTAGTCCTGCGACAACTGTATTAGAGGAAGCAGGCGAAAAAATGGTAGAAGGAATTGATCAATATGGTAATGAGACACATTCCGCAGAAAAAGCCGCTAAGGGCTCCCGTCTGAATCTTGCGAACTACGTGATGAAGTCAACAAATGATTGGAAAAAAAACGCAAAATTTTTCTTGGATTTAATTAAATCAAAAAATTATGATCTTGTGATTGGTGATGAAACCTATGAAATCGAGATTGCATTGAGAAAACATTCAGATATGAAAAAGTTTCCCTTTGTCATAATATATGACTTTGTGGGTCTGGATTCAATGACATTTAATCCTATAGAACATATTGTGGTGTATTATTGGAATCGGGTATGGTCTAGTGATTCCCGGAAAAAACCTTCATACGATTTGGCGTTGTTTTTAGGGGAACCGGATGATATCCCGGATAAATCTTTTGGTTTCATGTTGCCCAATCGCAGGGACTTTGCAAAAAAAAGGTATACCTTTGTTGGTTACGTTTTATCTTTTGATGTTAACAGCTACTCCAATAAACAAGAAATACGG
The sequence above is drawn from the Bacteroidales bacterium genome and encodes:
- a CDS encoding carboxymuconolactone decarboxylase family protein; translated protein: MMQMIKTISGGIVLSMAVLLLTCITAWSQAEPDSLMKQSSEDSLYIEKRAELLRYMQKFTKKYAGDMKGFYAFAQTAMEPRALDVKTKEMIAIGIAIAERCDDCIAYHTHAALKAGATEKEIMEALGVALYMGGGPSLAYATHVLKAMDQFKAMEEEGD